One stretch of Gammaproteobacteria bacterium DNA includes these proteins:
- a CDS encoding EAL domain-containing protein, with product MDSVRHYRDLGCLIAIDDFGAGHSNFDRICRLRPDIVKLDRSIVMQAAVDPGIRSIVPGMVSLLHESGSLVVMEGIETEYEAMVAMDADAPISCRATISRAPHRRRP from the coding sequence GTGGATTCCGTCCGCCACTACCGGGATCTCGGCTGTCTGATCGCGATCGACGATTTCGGCGCCGGCCACTCCAACTTCGACCGCATCTGCCGTCTGCGCCCGGATATCGTGAAGCTTGACCGCTCCATTGTCATGCAGGCGGCCGTCGACCCCGGCATCCGTTCCATCGTGCCGGGCATGGTGTCGCTGCTGCACGAGTCGGGATCCCTGGTGGTGATGGAAGGCATTGAAACCGAGTACGAGGCGATGGTGGCGATGGACGCCGACGCGCCGATTTCGTGCAGGGCTACTATTTCGCGCGCCCCGCACCGCAGGCGGCCGTGA
- a CDS encoding EAL domain-containing protein: MFKGLRLDSHYQPIFSLAHQRVIGFEALMRATDADGRPRSPQEVFGSTRGYTDTVLLDRLCRATHLYNFARQDPAAAWLFLNINPRVIAEGKRSGSVLQAKLEQLGFPPERVVIEIVEASWPMKRRRWIPSATTGISAV; encoded by the coding sequence ATGTTCAAAGGGCTCAGGCTGGACTCGCATTACCAGCCGATTTTCAGTCTGGCCCATCAGCGCGTGATCGGGTTCGAGGCGCTGATGCGCGCCACCGATGCTGACGGGCGTCCGCGCAGTCCCCAGGAAGTGTTCGGCAGCACGCGCGGTTATACCGATACCGTACTGCTCGACCGCCTGTGCCGCGCGACCCATCTGTACAACTTCGCCCGCCAGGACCCGGCCGCCGCCTGGCTGTTCCTCAACATCAATCCGCGCGTCATCGCCGAAGGGAAGCGCTCGGGATCGGTCCTGCAGGCCAAGCTTGAACAGCTGGGATTTCCGCCCGAGCGGGTGGTGATCGAGATCGTCGAGGCCTCCTGGCCGATGAAACGCCGCCGGTGGATTCCGTCCGCCACTACCGGGATCTCGGCTGTCTGA